A region from the Toxotes jaculatrix isolate fToxJac2 chromosome 2, fToxJac2.pri, whole genome shotgun sequence genome encodes:
- the zmp:0000000926 gene encoding uncharacterized protein zmp:0000000926, whose product MNPSPERGKECLPPKKRESRQGSAEHHSTLDDFKPPVPLRSRSSTGRGEGGREASDRDRALTNPNPHLLHTPPPLPAPAPCLPLTLPWPLSYPPSVSLPLFSGQVNERRGSGSPSWRDDPLSSTLPHTSRWLRGEGSLSLPPSSSTSSFKTPFPADREMWYVSSGRRDYSASLFSPSYLFSQQSLYPQDPSLAEARHRYLGKRPNGLDGPGSRTVSASRPLLTGEYGNESSRARLNISPHSSHTNGGRRQQEDLTPRVHSGGLFLSDSQAQEGPGPHSSLQDRHLHGIVKTGSNLLSTSPHPLGPDPRAGRGGLLDPIGPTPAEAQIYYSLGSVCHPSSQPYSHYNPSGTPLYSLHREPGPRQHNLRNSPHSPPGLPNSDGRSHRDRERDQERDKVLNRDRERGKDRDKEKHLQLDKDQDRDSERERRRDRERDRGRELSPCHLHTSPQAPHPSPPALLPHFTKGSLIELASGQLKRVEDLQTEDFLRSADTSSEFHLSTCTVLVISPSSTQGFSHLQVHLTDRNTQELLKVLVEYPFFVQDQGWSSCCPQKTAQLYGLPCRQLMEGDVCLALTPTPTQTHRTHTRTSSRAHRTQHPSRATGESSSSHREEMPPPPPPPPLPHHPPPTAPAPPRTLAAEPPTQEQPRPRKRRWSAPDTRPSTGTDESLLDLPHGSKLMKWQ is encoded by the exons ATGAATCCCAGCCCCGAGCGCGGCAAAGAGTGCCTCCCTCCCAAGAAGAGGGAGTCTCGGCAAGGATCGGCAGAACACCACAGCACTTTGGACGACTTTAAACCCCCTGTGCCACTCCGAAGTCGGTCCAGcacagggagaggggagggaggcagggaggctAGTGACAGGGACCGAGCTCTGACTAACCCAAACCCCCATCTCCTCCACACTCCTCCACCCCTTCCTGCTCCCGCACCATGCCTCCCCCTAACCTTACCATGGCCCCTGAGCtaccctccttctgtctctcttcccctTTTCTCAGGGCAGGTCAACGAGAGGAGGGGCTCAGGGTCTCCCTCATGGAGAGATGATCCTCTCTCCTCAACCCTGCCCCACACCTCTAGGTGGCTTAGAGGGGAGGGTTCCCTCTCCTTGCCACCTTCCTCCTCTACTTCCTCCTTTAAGACTCCCTTCCCAGCTGATAGAGAGATGTGGTACGTCAGCAGTGGCCGGCGTGACTACAGcgcctctctcttctccccatCTTACTTGTTTAGCCAACAATCTCTCTACCCCCAAGACCCAAGCTTAGCTGAAGCCAGACATAGGTACCTGGGCAAGAGGCCCAATGGCCTGGATGGGCCAGGCAGCAGGACTGTCTCAGCCTCCAGGCCTCTGCTCACAGGAGAATATGGGaatgaaagcagcagagctAGGCTGAACATCAGTCCACACAGCTCCCATACCAATGGTGGACGGAGACAGCAGGAGGATCTAACACCCCGTGTCCATTCTGGAGGGCTATTTTTGTCAGACTCTCAAGCTCAGGAGGGCCCTGGGCCACATTCCTCACTGCAGGACAGACATCTGCATGGGATAGTAAAGACTGGGTCAAATTTACTCTCCACCAGTCCCCATCCCCTTGGACCAGATCCCAGGGCAGGTAGAGGGGGACTACTGGACCCCATAGGGCCCACACCAGCTGAAGCCCAGATCTACTACTCCTTGGGATCGGTGTGCCACCCCAGCTCTCAGCCCTACTCACACTATAACCCCTCAGGAACACCTCTGTACAGCCTGCACAGGGAGCCAGGCCCCAGGCAGCACAATCTAAGGAACTCACCTCACTCACCCCCGGGTCTGCCTAACAGTGATGGCAGGTCACATAGAGACCGGGAAAGAGACcaagaaagagacaaagtcCTAAATAGGGACAGGGAGCGAggtaaagacagagacaaagagaagcacCTACAACTTGACAAAGAccaagacagagacagtgagcgCGAGAGACGAcgggacagagaaagagatagagggagagaatTATCTCCTTGCCATCTTCACACCTCACCCCAGGCCCCTCACCCATCTCCCCCTGCGCTCCTACCTCACTTCACCAAGGGTTCTCTGATTGAGTTGGCCAGTGGGCAGTTGAAGCGGGTGGAGGACCTGCAGACCGAGGACTTCCTGAGGAGTGCAGACACCTCCTCAGAGTTCCACCTCAGCACCTGCACTGTGCTGGTGATTTCCCCCAGCAGTACACAGGGCTTCAGTCACCTGCAGGTCCACCTCACAGACCGCAACACTCAG GAGTTACTGAAGGTCTTGGTGGAGTATCCGTTCTTTGTGCAGGACCAAGGCTGGTCTTCTTGCTGCCCCCAGAAAACTGCACAGCTGTATGGCCTGCCCTGCCGCCAGCTCATGGAGGGGGATGTCTGCCTGGCTCTCACCCCCACTCCCACTCAAACCCACCGGACACACACGCGTACCAGCTCCAGGGCCCATCGCACGCAACACCCCTCCAGAGCTACAGGAGAGTCCAGCAGCTCACACAGGGAGGAGAtgccaccaccacctcctcctccccctcttcctcaccACCCACCTCCTACTGCGCCAGCCCCTCCACGCACTCTGGCTGCAGAGCCTCCCACTCAGGAGCAGCCACGTCCACGCAAACGGCGCTGGTCTGCCCCAGACACCCGTCCCTCAACCGGAACTGATGAAAGCCTCCTGGATTTACCTCATGGCTCCAAGCTAATGAAGTGGCAGTAG